The Vulgatibacter sp. genome window below encodes:
- a CDS encoding thioesterase family protein, with the protein MLASYLTRLGKTAIGSLRRSRIDALGEARLPLRTWPLDVDTYLHVNNGRYLTLMDFGRFDHAIRSGLLRAMLANRWRPILGAATVEYRRELLPLQRFELATRLVAWDEKWFYMEQRFERSGTLHAQAMVRGVLKQGRRTVPPAELLRAVGHDGRSPEKSPALQRWIEAQAAS; encoded by the coding sequence ATGCTCGCCTCCTATCTCACCCGCCTCGGAAAGACCGCCATCGGCAGTCTCCGCAGGAGCCGCATCGACGCCCTCGGCGAGGCGAGGCTGCCGCTCCGCACCTGGCCGTTGGACGTGGACACCTACCTCCACGTGAACAACGGCCGCTACCTCACGCTGATGGACTTCGGCCGCTTCGACCACGCGATCCGCAGCGGGCTGCTGCGCGCCATGCTCGCCAACCGCTGGCGTCCGATCCTCGGCGCCGCCACCGTCGAGTACCGCCGCGAGCTCCTCCCCCTGCAGCGCTTCGAGCTCGCCACCCGCCTCGTCGCCTGGGACGAGAAGTGGTTCTACATGGAGCAGCGCTTCGAGCGGAGCGGGACGCTCCACGCCCAGGCGATGGTGCGGGGTGTGCTCAAGCAGGGGCGCAGGACCGTGCCGCCGGCGGAGCTTCTCCGGGCGGTGGGCCACGACGGGCGCTCGCCAGAGAAGAGCCCGGCGCTCCAGCGCTGGATCGAGGCGCAGGCGGCGAGTTGA
- the argE gene encoding acetylornithine deacetylase encodes MTVDAAQILTELVAIDSVSDRPNRPIIDWLAQWLEKRGFELHFHRYRDERGVEKLNLVAVAGPKRQPIGAGGLALAGHTDTVPYDPAWTDALRVTERDGKIYGRGTADTKGFIAASLAAIDRTGTERLQEPLVCIFTADEEVGCVGARKLLAELEVRPAHVIVGEPTRLVPIRSHKGYWLAEIEFRGGEGHSAFPSVGRSAILDAGRLLCRLESVQKELEGDPDPTFDPPFTTLNVGTIEGGKARNVIAGRCAFPLEWRPIPHQEGEKVARILRRELDEIVAEDPGVEASFVVSRTDPAVATPPDAAIVRFLEQATGNASTTIPFGTELPYFDAVGTLGCVCGPGDIRTAHRTGEYVERAELDRAVEIYVQAIEHFCRGN; translated from the coding sequence ATGACCGTCGACGCCGCGCAGATCCTCACCGAGTTGGTCGCCATCGACTCGGTGTCCGACCGACCGAACCGGCCGATCATCGATTGGCTGGCCCAGTGGCTGGAGAAGCGCGGCTTCGAGCTCCACTTCCACCGCTACCGCGACGAGCGCGGCGTCGAGAAGCTCAACCTCGTGGCGGTGGCGGGGCCGAAGCGCCAGCCGATCGGCGCAGGTGGCCTTGCCCTCGCGGGACATACCGACACCGTCCCCTACGATCCCGCGTGGACGGACGCGCTCCGGGTGACGGAGCGTGACGGAAAGATCTACGGCCGGGGCACCGCCGACACCAAGGGCTTCATCGCCGCGAGCCTGGCTGCGATCGATCGCACCGGCACCGAGAGATTGCAGGAGCCCCTCGTCTGCATCTTCACCGCGGACGAGGAGGTGGGCTGCGTCGGCGCCCGCAAATTGCTCGCCGAGCTCGAGGTCCGGCCTGCCCACGTCATCGTGGGTGAGCCCACCCGGCTCGTGCCGATCCGCTCGCACAAGGGCTATTGGCTCGCCGAGATCGAGTTCCGCGGTGGCGAGGGGCACAGCGCTTTCCCGTCGGTGGGACGCTCGGCGATCCTCGACGCGGGCCGGCTCCTCTGCAGGCTCGAGTCGGTGCAGAAGGAGTTGGAAGGAGACCCCGACCCGACCTTCGATCCGCCCTTCACCACCCTCAACGTCGGCACGATCGAGGGGGGCAAGGCCCGCAACGTGATCGCCGGGCGCTGCGCCTTTCCCCTGGAGTGGCGGCCGATCCCGCACCAGGAAGGCGAGAAGGTCGCGCGGATCCTCCGCCGGGAGCTGGACGAGATCGTGGCGGAGGATCCGGGCGTCGAGGCCTCGTTCGTGGTGAGCCGCACCGATCCTGCCGTGGCCACGCCGCCCGACGCGGCGATCGTGCGCTTCCTCGAGCAGGCCACCGGCAACGCCAGCACCACCATCCCCTTCGGCACCGAGCTGCCCTATTTCGACGCGGTGGGAACGCTCGGCTGCGTCTGCGGCCCCGGCGACATCCGGACCGCCCACCGCACCGGCGAGTACGTCGAGCGGGCAGAGCTCGATCGCGCGGTGGAGATCTACGTGCAGGCGATCGAGCATTTCTGCCGGGGCAATTGA
- a CDS encoding formimidoylglutamate deiminase: MEYLLPEYALVDGEIRAGVAVGVEADGTIGFVGTPPPGANATSLRRRLLLPGFVNGHSHAFQRAIRGRSEYRVPGRTSDDFWTWREQMYAAAMRLRPEDVEAVSRMAFVEMALAGITTVGEFHYLHHQPDGTRYADPDELARRVAAAAESAGVRLVLLRVGYARAGYGRSPDPRQALFIDRDPEETLGAVERLRRGGLQVGVAPHSVRAQPLEWIRALGGYAQANGLPLHMHLSEQPREIEECLAEHGARPTEVLAREGLLDSRFTGVHGVHLTDAEIATLGEAYANICACPTTERNLGDGIVRARELLRAGARICFGTDSQIEIAPLQDARALEYHLRLQHLERALLGNPAGDSAPDRLAATLLGCATTAGARALGVNAGTIAVGSHADLLGVDLDDPSICGATVDTLLPTLVFSLERAALRDVWVGGRAVVRDGRHPAQERAVRDFRQTMEKLWA; encoded by the coding sequence ATGGAGTACCTGCTTCCCGAGTACGCCCTGGTCGATGGAGAGATTCGCGCCGGCGTCGCCGTAGGCGTCGAGGCCGACGGGACCATCGGTTTCGTCGGCACGCCGCCGCCGGGCGCCAACGCCACGTCCCTGCGTCGCCGCCTGCTCCTCCCGGGCTTCGTCAATGGCCACAGCCACGCCTTCCAGCGGGCGATCCGCGGCCGCTCCGAGTACCGGGTGCCCGGCAGGACCAGCGACGATTTCTGGACCTGGCGCGAGCAGATGTACGCAGCAGCGATGCGCCTCCGGCCCGAGGACGTCGAAGCGGTCTCCCGCATGGCCTTCGTGGAGATGGCGCTCGCCGGGATCACCACGGTCGGCGAGTTCCACTACCTGCACCACCAGCCCGACGGCACCCGCTACGCCGACCCCGACGAGCTCGCCCGCCGTGTCGCCGCTGCGGCGGAGAGCGCCGGCGTGCGGCTCGTTCTGCTGCGGGTCGGCTACGCCCGCGCCGGCTACGGCCGCAGCCCCGATCCCCGGCAGGCGCTCTTCATCGATCGGGATCCCGAGGAGACCCTCGGCGCCGTCGAGCGGCTGCGGCGCGGCGGCCTGCAGGTGGGCGTCGCCCCGCACAGCGTGCGGGCCCAGCCCCTCGAGTGGATCCGCGCCCTCGGCGGCTACGCGCAGGCGAACGGCCTGCCGCTGCACATGCACCTGAGCGAGCAGCCCCGCGAGATCGAGGAATGCCTCGCCGAGCATGGCGCCAGGCCCACCGAGGTGCTGGCGCGCGAGGGGCTGCTCGACTCGCGCTTCACCGGCGTGCACGGCGTCCACCTCACCGACGCGGAGATCGCCACGCTCGGCGAGGCCTACGCCAACATCTGCGCCTGCCCCACCACCGAGCGCAACCTCGGCGACGGCATCGTCCGCGCCCGCGAGCTCCTCCGTGCCGGCGCGCGGATCTGCTTCGGCACCGACTCGCAGATCGAGATCGCCCCGCTGCAGGATGCCCGCGCCCTCGAGTACCACCTGCGCCTGCAGCACCTCGAGCGCGCGCTCCTCGGCAACCCCGCCGGCGACAGCGCTCCCGACCGGCTCGCCGCCACACTGCTCGGCTGCGCGACGACCGCCGGCGCCCGTGCACTCGGCGTGAACGCCGGCACCATCGCGGTGGGAAGCCACGCCGATCTCCTCGGCGTCGACCTCGACGACCCCTCGATCTGCGGCGCCACCGTGGATACCCTGCTGCCGACACTGGTCTTCTCCCTGGAGCGCGCCGCGCTCCGCGACGTCTGGGTGGGCGGTCGCGCCGTGGTGCGCGACGGCAGGCATCCGGCGCAGGAGCGGGCCGTTCGCGACTTCCGCCAGACGATGGAGAAGCTCTGGGCATGA
- a CDS encoding mechanosensitive ion channel family protein, translating into MSDRSTSWRLAPLVLVGVVLLLGAGAPAHAAGVELRAPAEGIDRSTPRRALRHFVHAARAGEGDRAARALDLRGLPPEERRDSPRLARQLQFVLDQKLWIDWNAISDDPDGDPADGANRDVVGTIALGEREVAIELIRIDGRWALAGGTVRAIPALYDAYGGAPFVDSLPQPLVRWRFFELAAWQWLGLLVALSGAALTGLLLGTLLVFTADRIARRTPVKWDDQLVGVSSGPVRLFTGLLAVGAFVGPLHLAAPAQAVVDLLWRILIVVAVAWFLVRFVGFLADTVQAALVDEGPDPAKARAVRTQVVVLRRVALAVVWVVASALVLVQFEVVRTVGVSLLASAGIAGVALGLAAQKSLTTLFAGIQLSFTQPVRIGDQVIVEGEWGTVEEIRLTYVVVKIWDLRRLVLPITYFLEKPFQNWTKSSSEILGTVEIHADFTLPVEAARAEVLRICEASGDWDGKSCGLQVTQLGDRTMTLRALVSAADAGRAWNLRCEVREKMIAWLQRHEGGRYLPRARYASADEEAGANVAVESALR; encoded by the coding sequence ATGTCGGACCGTTCCACCTCGTGGAGATTGGCGCCCCTCGTGCTCGTCGGCGTCGTGCTCCTGCTCGGAGCCGGCGCACCGGCGCATGCCGCAGGGGTGGAACTCCGCGCGCCTGCGGAAGGCATCGATCGCAGCACGCCGCGGCGGGCGCTGCGCCACTTCGTCCACGCCGCGCGTGCAGGCGAGGGTGATCGCGCCGCCCGGGCGCTCGATCTGCGGGGCCTGCCGCCGGAGGAGCGCAGGGACTCGCCCCGGCTCGCACGGCAGCTTCAGTTCGTCCTCGACCAGAAGCTCTGGATCGATTGGAACGCGATCTCCGACGATCCCGATGGCGACCCAGCCGATGGCGCCAACCGGGACGTGGTGGGAACCATCGCCCTGGGCGAGCGGGAGGTCGCGATCGAGCTGATCCGGATCGACGGTCGGTGGGCGCTGGCCGGTGGCACCGTGCGCGCGATCCCGGCGCTCTACGACGCCTACGGCGGCGCGCCTTTCGTGGATTCGCTGCCACAGCCCCTGGTCCGGTGGCGCTTCTTCGAGCTCGCCGCGTGGCAATGGCTCGGGCTCCTCGTCGCACTCTCCGGCGCCGCGCTCACCGGCCTGCTGCTCGGCACGCTTCTCGTCTTCACCGCCGACCGGATCGCGCGGCGCACGCCGGTGAAGTGGGACGATCAGCTGGTCGGCGTCTCCAGCGGGCCCGTCCGTCTCTTCACCGGCCTCCTCGCCGTCGGCGCGTTCGTCGGGCCGCTCCACCTTGCGGCCCCGGCGCAGGCGGTGGTCGACCTCCTCTGGCGGATCCTGATCGTCGTGGCGGTCGCCTGGTTTCTCGTCCGTTTCGTCGGCTTCCTCGCCGACACGGTGCAGGCCGCATTGGTGGACGAGGGCCCGGATCCCGCCAAGGCGCGTGCGGTGCGAACCCAGGTGGTGGTGCTCCGCCGCGTGGCCCTCGCCGTGGTCTGGGTGGTGGCGAGCGCGCTGGTCCTCGTCCAGTTCGAGGTGGTGCGTACCGTCGGCGTCTCGCTGCTCGCGTCCGCCGGCATCGCCGGCGTCGCCCTCGGCCTCGCCGCCCAGAAGAGCCTCACCACGCTCTTCGCCGGGATCCAGCTCTCCTTCACGCAGCCGGTGCGGATCGGCGACCAGGTGATCGTGGAGGGGGAGTGGGGCACCGTCGAAGAGATCCGCCTCACCTACGTGGTGGTGAAGATCTGGGACCTGCGGCGCCTCGTCCTGCCGATCACCTATTTCCTCGAGAAGCCGTTCCAGAACTGGACGAAGAGCTCGAGCGAGATCCTCGGCACGGTGGAGATCCATGCGGATTTCACGCTGCCGGTGGAGGCGGCGCGCGCCGAGGTCCTCCGCATCTGCGAGGCATCCGGCGACTGGGACGGCAAGTCCTGCGGCCTGCAGGTCACGCAGCTCGGCGATCGGACGATGACCCTCCGGGCCCTGGTCTCCGCTGCGGATGCGGGGCGGGCCTGGAACCTCCGCTGCGAGGTCCGGGAGAAGATGATTGCCTGGCTGCAGCGCCACGAGGGCGGCAGGTACCTCCCGCGCGCGCGTTACGCCTCCGCCGACGAGGAGGCGGGGGCGAACGTCGCCGTCGAGTCCGCGCTCCGCTGA